The sequence ATATACCGAAAGGTAGTCTCGCAACTAGGACATTCGTAATCGTACTTTGGATCATCACAGCGATAGTTCGGGTACTGGTGACAGTCGAATGCGAGGTCATCGACGACCTGGCAGTCGACTTCAGATGGGCACGTTCCAGCTTCGAGGTGCAAcaccatggccgagttgGTTGCAAATTGGCGATGGCACCCCACGCACTCGATGTCCTTTGCCGCGTGGATGATCTTGTGCTATTGTCCATGTGAGTTACAGCTCCGGCCTTGCCATCAACGACTCCACGACAAACATTGTTGAGGTTGGACAGTGAAGTGAAGCGCCGCCCACATGTGACGCAGAGGTTATGTTCGTCTACGTTGTGTTGCTCGAGAAGCCAATCGCCGTAA comes from Fusarium falciforme chromosome 11, complete sequence and encodes:
- a CDS encoding C2H2-type domain-containing protein; protein product: MGSYQFYECVRCDRDFRSQAAKEQHMRYSSRHNICHLCSVRDYEDADDLDDHLEDDHHYCKRCDQIFYGDWLLEQHNVDEHNLCVTCGRRFTSLSNLNNHKIIHAAKDIECVGCHRQFATNSAMVLHLEAGTCPSEVDCQVVDDLAFDCHQYPNYRCDDPKYDYECPSCETTFRYMSGLLQHIENGPCDEDLGWHRPLAIFLRYIRTRI